A DNA window from Oryctolagus cuniculus chromosome 21, mOryCun1.1, whole genome shotgun sequence contains the following coding sequences:
- the CCDC157 gene encoding coiled-coil domain-containing protein 157 isoform X2, which produces MSRSDAEARLRRRRQGAIVDVFSRAGPVRFPSWKFPDRVACDLDMVALLEHYDHVPGDPEFTQLSHAVLLELVIDRLLLLLQSCASYLENLGLEQVVPPTRAAGPCMSVGLTARRFWSSLLRLGALCQQTASQKRANQGEAPTSKPTAEGEPARSPEYMTAKFNKPPSPMPGLTPTCQEPESLSRSASLQRPAGTSENTKSVHSQTIETALVPCDACTSVQGSLQEVGKVVISLCHSQNLPSSLGHFQQLVQDSMGLRPLPAATMGHWAAEQSKDLARISKHVGALTQLVGPLRAQLEEAEGQKDRLGTRVAELEQALWQEQERGRQQAEEAEQRLAAWEDNRQQLLAETSDLKMKVAALEGELKQQQESTQAVEAKAQQMLEEREHRAAAERQVQRLEEQVQLLAAQLDGARQQIHWASTELDKEKARVDSMVRHQESLQAKQRALLQQLDSLDQEREELRGSLDEAEVQRAQAEEQLQSDRAQSQCQLQAQQELLQSLQREKQELEQTATDLRLTISELEQELAALKERERLLVAFPDLHGPMESQIQSSGNVTEDMERQVQANSVRVRVLQEENERLQSMLSRIHEVAQQGGLKLIPQDQLRSSPSKGSQAPRASPGPMGRRHFPGRTGSPGRPLPGPARASPPQQPSKSSLEEGTHSAICTQNPIRALARLRRRLSPGQSQASSAHQAQERPM; this is translated from the exons ATGAGCCGGTCAGACGCAGAGGCTAGGCTGCGACGCCGGAGACAG GGCGCCATCGTGGACGTGTTCTCCCGTGCTGGGCCAGTGCGCTTCCCCTCCTGGAAGTTCCCTGACCGTGTGGCCTGTGACCTCGACATGGTGGCCCTGCTGGAGCACTATGACCACGTGCCGGGAGACCCTGAATTTACGCAGCTGTCCCATGCTGTGCTGCTGGAGCTGGTCATCGACAG gctcctgctgctgcttcagAGCTGCGCCAGTTACCTGGAGAACCTGGGCTTGGAGCAAGTGGTACCTCCCACGCGGGCTGCAGGGCCCTGCATGTCCGTGGGGCTCACGGCCCGACGTTTCTGGAGCAGCCTGCTGAGGCTGGGCGCCCTCTGCCAGCAGACGGCCTCCCAG AAAAGGGCAAATCAAGGGGAGGCCCCGACTTCCAAGCCCACAGCCGAGGGCGAGCCGGCCAGGAGCCCCGAATATATGACTGCCAAGTTCAACAAGCCCCCCTCCCCAATGCCAGGCTTAACCCCCACCTGCCAGGAGCCGGAGAGCCTGTCCAGGAGCGCCTCCCTGCAGCGTCCAGCCGGAACCTCCGAAAACACCAAGAGCGTCCACTCCCAGACCATCGAGACAGCCCTGGTGCCCTGTGACGCGTGCACCAGTGTCCAGGGCAGCCTGCAGGAGGTGGGCAAGGTGGTCATCAGCCTGTGTCACAGCCAGAACTTGCCCTCGTCCTTAGGCCACTTCCAGCAGCTGGTGCAGGACAGCATGGGGCTGAGGCCGCTGCCGGCTGCCACCATGGGCCACTGGGCAGCGGAGCAGAGCAAAGACCTGGCACGCATCAGTAAACACGTGGGAGCCCTCACTCAACTTGTTGGCCCGCTCCGGGCTCAGCTGGAGGAGGCCGAGGGGCAGAAGGACAGACTGGGGACGCGAGTGGCCGAGCTGGAGCAGGCTCTGTGGCAGGAGCAAGAGCGGGGGCGGCAGCAGGCGGAGGAGGCCGAGCAGCGCCTGGCCGCATGGGAGGACAACAGGCAGCAACTCCTCGCAG AAACAAGTGACCTAAAGATGAAGGTGGCTGCCCTGGAGGGAGAGCTAAAGCAGCAGCAGGAGTCCACGCAGGCCGTGG AGGCAAAGGCCCAGCAGATGCTGGAGGAGCGCGAACACAGGGCTGCGGCCGAGAGGCAGGTGCAGCggctggaggagcaggtgcagctgctggCGGCGCAGCTGGACGGGGCCAGGCAGCAGATCCACTGggccagcacagagctggataagGAGAAGGCGCGCGTGGACAGCATGGTCCGCCACCAGGAG TCCCTGCAGGCCAAACAGCGAGCCCTGCTACAGCAGCTGGACAGCCTGGACCAGGAGCGCGAGGAGCTGCGGGGCAGCCTGGATGAGGCCGAGGTGCAGCGGGCCCAGGCCGAGGAGCAGCTGCAGAGTGACAGGGCGCAGAGCCAGtgccagctccaggcccagcaG GAGCTGCTGCAGAGCCTGCAGCGGGAGAAGCAGGAGCTAGAGCAGACGGCCACAGACCTGCGGCTGACCATCtcggagctggagcaggagctggcAGCGCTGAAGGAGAGGGAGCGGCTGCTGGTGGCCTTTCCGGACCTGCACGGACCCATGGAGTCCCAGATCCAAA GCTCCGGCAACGTCACCGAGGACATGGAGAGACAGGTGCAGGCCAACAGCGTCCGCGTCCGGGTCCTGCAGGAGGAGAACGAGCGGCTGCAGTCGATGCTGTCCAGAATCCACGAGGTGGCCCAGCAGGGGGGCCTCAAG CTGATCCCACAGGACCAGCTCCGGTCCTCTCCCAGCAAGGGCTCCCAGGCCCCAAGAGCCTCCCCGGG GCCCATGGGCAGGCGGCACTTCCCTGGCAGAACAGGCAGTCCAGGCAGGCCCCTGCCAGGCCCGGCCCGAGCGTCCCCACCGCAGCAGCCCAGCAAGTcctccctggaggaggggacCCACTCGGCCATCTGCACCCAGAACCCCATCCGGGCCTTGGCCAGGCTGAGGAGGAGACTCTCAccgggccagagccaggccagctctgctcacCAGGCCCAGGAGCGGCCCATGTAG
- the CCDC157 gene encoding coiled-coil domain-containing protein 157 isoform X1, translated as MAHLLGSQACMDSLRKDLTDLQGAIVDVFSRAGPVRFPSWKFPDRVACDLDMVALLEHYDHVPGDPEFTQLSHAVLLELVIDRLLLLLQSCASYLENLGLEQVVPPTRAAGPCMSVGLTARRFWSSLLRLGALCQQTASQKRANQGEAPTSKPTAEGEPARSPEYMTAKFNKPPSPMPGLTPTCQEPESLSRSASLQRPAGTSENTKSVHSQTIETALVPCDACTSVQGSLQEVGKVVISLCHSQNLPSSLGHFQQLVQDSMGLRPLPAATMGHWAAEQSKDLARISKHVGALTQLVGPLRAQLEEAEGQKDRLGTRVAELEQALWQEQERGRQQAEEAEQRLAAWEDNRQQLLAETSDLKMKVAALEGELKQQQESTQAVEAKAQQMLEEREHRAAAERQVQRLEEQVQLLAAQLDGARQQIHWASTELDKEKARVDSMVRHQESLQAKQRALLQQLDSLDQEREELRGSLDEAEVQRAQAEEQLQSDRAQSQCQLQAQQELLQSLQREKQELEQTATDLRLTISELEQELAALKERERLLVAFPDLHGPMESQIQSSGNVTEDMERQVQANSVRVRVLQEENERLQSMLSRIHEVAQQGGLKLIPQDQLRSSPSKGSQAPRASPGPMGRRHFPGRTGSPGRPLPGPARASPPQQPSKSSLEEGTHSAICTQNPIRALARLRRRLSPGQSQASSAHQAQERPM; from the exons ATGGCACACCTGCTGGGCAGCCAGGCCTGCATGGACAGCCTGCGTAAAGACCTCACCGACCTGCAGGGCGCCATCGTGGACGTGTTCTCCCGTGCTGGGCCAGTGCGCTTCCCCTCCTGGAAGTTCCCTGACCGTGTGGCCTGTGACCTCGACATGGTGGCCCTGCTGGAGCACTATGACCACGTGCCGGGAGACCCTGAATTTACGCAGCTGTCCCATGCTGTGCTGCTGGAGCTGGTCATCGACAG gctcctgctgctgcttcagAGCTGCGCCAGTTACCTGGAGAACCTGGGCTTGGAGCAAGTGGTACCTCCCACGCGGGCTGCAGGGCCCTGCATGTCCGTGGGGCTCACGGCCCGACGTTTCTGGAGCAGCCTGCTGAGGCTGGGCGCCCTCTGCCAGCAGACGGCCTCCCAG AAAAGGGCAAATCAAGGGGAGGCCCCGACTTCCAAGCCCACAGCCGAGGGCGAGCCGGCCAGGAGCCCCGAATATATGACTGCCAAGTTCAACAAGCCCCCCTCCCCAATGCCAGGCTTAACCCCCACCTGCCAGGAGCCGGAGAGCCTGTCCAGGAGCGCCTCCCTGCAGCGTCCAGCCGGAACCTCCGAAAACACCAAGAGCGTCCACTCCCAGACCATCGAGACAGCCCTGGTGCCCTGTGACGCGTGCACCAGTGTCCAGGGCAGCCTGCAGGAGGTGGGCAAGGTGGTCATCAGCCTGTGTCACAGCCAGAACTTGCCCTCGTCCTTAGGCCACTTCCAGCAGCTGGTGCAGGACAGCATGGGGCTGAGGCCGCTGCCGGCTGCCACCATGGGCCACTGGGCAGCGGAGCAGAGCAAAGACCTGGCACGCATCAGTAAACACGTGGGAGCCCTCACTCAACTTGTTGGCCCGCTCCGGGCTCAGCTGGAGGAGGCCGAGGGGCAGAAGGACAGACTGGGGACGCGAGTGGCCGAGCTGGAGCAGGCTCTGTGGCAGGAGCAAGAGCGGGGGCGGCAGCAGGCGGAGGAGGCCGAGCAGCGCCTGGCCGCATGGGAGGACAACAGGCAGCAACTCCTCGCAG AAACAAGTGACCTAAAGATGAAGGTGGCTGCCCTGGAGGGAGAGCTAAAGCAGCAGCAGGAGTCCACGCAGGCCGTGG AGGCAAAGGCCCAGCAGATGCTGGAGGAGCGCGAACACAGGGCTGCGGCCGAGAGGCAGGTGCAGCggctggaggagcaggtgcagctgctggCGGCGCAGCTGGACGGGGCCAGGCAGCAGATCCACTGggccagcacagagctggataagGAGAAGGCGCGCGTGGACAGCATGGTCCGCCACCAGGAG TCCCTGCAGGCCAAACAGCGAGCCCTGCTACAGCAGCTGGACAGCCTGGACCAGGAGCGCGAGGAGCTGCGGGGCAGCCTGGATGAGGCCGAGGTGCAGCGGGCCCAGGCCGAGGAGCAGCTGCAGAGTGACAGGGCGCAGAGCCAGtgccagctccaggcccagcaG GAGCTGCTGCAGAGCCTGCAGCGGGAGAAGCAGGAGCTAGAGCAGACGGCCACAGACCTGCGGCTGACCATCtcggagctggagcaggagctggcAGCGCTGAAGGAGAGGGAGCGGCTGCTGGTGGCCTTTCCGGACCTGCACGGACCCATGGAGTCCCAGATCCAAA GCTCCGGCAACGTCACCGAGGACATGGAGAGACAGGTGCAGGCCAACAGCGTCCGCGTCCGGGTCCTGCAGGAGGAGAACGAGCGGCTGCAGTCGATGCTGTCCAGAATCCACGAGGTGGCCCAGCAGGGGGGCCTCAAG CTGATCCCACAGGACCAGCTCCGGTCCTCTCCCAGCAAGGGCTCCCAGGCCCCAAGAGCCTCCCCGGG GCCCATGGGCAGGCGGCACTTCCCTGGCAGAACAGGCAGTCCAGGCAGGCCCCTGCCAGGCCCGGCCCGAGCGTCCCCACCGCAGCAGCCCAGCAAGTcctccctggaggaggggacCCACTCGGCCATCTGCACCCAGAACCCCATCCGGGCCTTGGCCAGGCTGAGGAGGAGACTCTCAccgggccagagccaggccagctctgctcacCAGGCCCAGGAGCGGCCCATGTAG
- the CCDC157 gene encoding coiled-coil domain-containing protein 157 isoform X3 translates to MVALLEHYDHVPGDPEFTQLSHAVLLELVIDRLLLLLQSCASYLENLGLEQVVPPTRAAGPCMSVGLTARRFWSSLLRLGALCQQTASQKRANQGEAPTSKPTAEGEPARSPEYMTAKFNKPPSPMPGLTPTCQEPESLSRSASLQRPAGTSENTKSVHSQTIETALVPCDACTSVQGSLQEVGKVVISLCHSQNLPSSLGHFQQLVQDSMGLRPLPAATMGHWAAEQSKDLARISKHVGALTQLVGPLRAQLEEAEGQKDRLGTRVAELEQALWQEQERGRQQAEEAEQRLAAWEDNRQQLLAETSDLKMKVAALEGELKQQQESTQAVEAKAQQMLEEREHRAAAERQVQRLEEQVQLLAAQLDGARQQIHWASTELDKEKARVDSMVRHQESLQAKQRALLQQLDSLDQEREELRGSLDEAEVQRAQAEEQLQSDRAQSQCQLQAQQELLQSLQREKQELEQTATDLRLTISELEQELAALKERERLLVAFPDLHGPMESQIQSSGNVTEDMERQVQANSVRVRVLQEENERLQSMLSRIHEVAQQGGLKLIPQDQLRSSPSKGSQAPRASPGPMGRRHFPGRTGSPGRPLPGPARASPPQQPSKSSLEEGTHSAICTQNPIRALARLRRRLSPGQSQASSAHQAQERPM, encoded by the exons ATGGTGGCCCTGCTGGAGCACTATGACCACGTGCCGGGAGACCCTGAATTTACGCAGCTGTCCCATGCTGTGCTGCTGGAGCTGGTCATCGACAG gctcctgctgctgcttcagAGCTGCGCCAGTTACCTGGAGAACCTGGGCTTGGAGCAAGTGGTACCTCCCACGCGGGCTGCAGGGCCCTGCATGTCCGTGGGGCTCACGGCCCGACGTTTCTGGAGCAGCCTGCTGAGGCTGGGCGCCCTCTGCCAGCAGACGGCCTCCCAG AAAAGGGCAAATCAAGGGGAGGCCCCGACTTCCAAGCCCACAGCCGAGGGCGAGCCGGCCAGGAGCCCCGAATATATGACTGCCAAGTTCAACAAGCCCCCCTCCCCAATGCCAGGCTTAACCCCCACCTGCCAGGAGCCGGAGAGCCTGTCCAGGAGCGCCTCCCTGCAGCGTCCAGCCGGAACCTCCGAAAACACCAAGAGCGTCCACTCCCAGACCATCGAGACAGCCCTGGTGCCCTGTGACGCGTGCACCAGTGTCCAGGGCAGCCTGCAGGAGGTGGGCAAGGTGGTCATCAGCCTGTGTCACAGCCAGAACTTGCCCTCGTCCTTAGGCCACTTCCAGCAGCTGGTGCAGGACAGCATGGGGCTGAGGCCGCTGCCGGCTGCCACCATGGGCCACTGGGCAGCGGAGCAGAGCAAAGACCTGGCACGCATCAGTAAACACGTGGGAGCCCTCACTCAACTTGTTGGCCCGCTCCGGGCTCAGCTGGAGGAGGCCGAGGGGCAGAAGGACAGACTGGGGACGCGAGTGGCCGAGCTGGAGCAGGCTCTGTGGCAGGAGCAAGAGCGGGGGCGGCAGCAGGCGGAGGAGGCCGAGCAGCGCCTGGCCGCATGGGAGGACAACAGGCAGCAACTCCTCGCAG AAACAAGTGACCTAAAGATGAAGGTGGCTGCCCTGGAGGGAGAGCTAAAGCAGCAGCAGGAGTCCACGCAGGCCGTGG AGGCAAAGGCCCAGCAGATGCTGGAGGAGCGCGAACACAGGGCTGCGGCCGAGAGGCAGGTGCAGCggctggaggagcaggtgcagctgctggCGGCGCAGCTGGACGGGGCCAGGCAGCAGATCCACTGggccagcacagagctggataagGAGAAGGCGCGCGTGGACAGCATGGTCCGCCACCAGGAG TCCCTGCAGGCCAAACAGCGAGCCCTGCTACAGCAGCTGGACAGCCTGGACCAGGAGCGCGAGGAGCTGCGGGGCAGCCTGGATGAGGCCGAGGTGCAGCGGGCCCAGGCCGAGGAGCAGCTGCAGAGTGACAGGGCGCAGAGCCAGtgccagctccaggcccagcaG GAGCTGCTGCAGAGCCTGCAGCGGGAGAAGCAGGAGCTAGAGCAGACGGCCACAGACCTGCGGCTGACCATCtcggagctggagcaggagctggcAGCGCTGAAGGAGAGGGAGCGGCTGCTGGTGGCCTTTCCGGACCTGCACGGACCCATGGAGTCCCAGATCCAAA GCTCCGGCAACGTCACCGAGGACATGGAGAGACAGGTGCAGGCCAACAGCGTCCGCGTCCGGGTCCTGCAGGAGGAGAACGAGCGGCTGCAGTCGATGCTGTCCAGAATCCACGAGGTGGCCCAGCAGGGGGGCCTCAAG CTGATCCCACAGGACCAGCTCCGGTCCTCTCCCAGCAAGGGCTCCCAGGCCCCAAGAGCCTCCCCGGG GCCCATGGGCAGGCGGCACTTCCCTGGCAGAACAGGCAGTCCAGGCAGGCCCCTGCCAGGCCCGGCCCGAGCGTCCCCACCGCAGCAGCCCAGCAAGTcctccctggaggaggggacCCACTCGGCCATCTGCACCCAGAACCCCATCCGGGCCTTGGCCAGGCTGAGGAGGAGACTCTCAccgggccagagccaggccagctctgctcacCAGGCCCAGGAGCGGCCCATGTAG